One Aegilops tauschii subsp. strangulata cultivar AL8/78 chromosome 7, Aet v6.0, whole genome shotgun sequence genomic window carries:
- the LOC109745818 gene encoding uncharacterized protein: MLLFCNCQLEKLINANSTEVDWERSFYLNLVAHTSYTVTVALCSISNLRNRADKSKRLPPIYKVSKTVYASPSRVNFRLDQRKAVETVPAYPNIYFSVDDIDDPFDAVVLSDPEHCYCVILNAHDGAAFPEESESSNVGSNIQSGINSGSSGENPPKVHSLPK; this comes from the exons ATGCTCCTTTTTTGCAATTGCCAGCTTGAAAAGCTCATAAATGCTAATTCAACTGAGGTTGATTGGGAACGTTCCTTCTATTTGAATTTAGTCGCTCACACGTCATATACTGTCACAGTGGCATTGTGCAG TATCAGCAATCTTCGCAATCGTGCAGACAAAAGCAAGCGGTTGCCTCCAATTTACAAGGTTTCAAAAACTGTATATGCATCCCCTAGCCGTGTAAATTTCCGCCTTGATCAAAGAAAG GCTGTAGAGACAGTACCTGCATATCCGAACATTTATTTCTCAGTTGATGACATCGATGATCCTTTTGATGCTGTG GTTTTGTCAGACCCAGAACACTGCTATTGTGTGATTCTCAATGCGCATGATGGGGCAGCATTTCCTGAAGAAAGCGAATCAAGCAATGTCGGTTCAAATATACAATCTGGGATCAACTCTGGGAGCAGTGGAGAGAACCCACCAAAGGTTCACTCTCTTCCTAAATGA